From Lujinxingia litoralis, one genomic window encodes:
- a CDS encoding M23 family metallopeptidase gives MRGRWPKQDLLLYPRRRRRKRPWPALVLGALAVGVLLYMMLGKEDEPDPVALARSATMAEAYMRVDSALALAQEGLNNGQAEAMVEARAEKSALTASFEEGRAATLAGEIKPNESVFLSLQRRNLSAGAIHKVVSATEKEFDFRRSRPGDQWRVQTDDAGEIVEFRYQTSPEDIWVTRRQDDGSYVSAQEEVPIEVRHEAVAGTINSSFWLALEATGESGALAHRFMEVFQYTIDFNTETRQGDHFALIVEKVYLNGEYLRYGRLIAAKYMGERGNYWAFYDEERGEEPGYFDEEGESLQRQFLRSPLPFTRVTSRYGRRVHPVLGGTRMHRGVDYGAPIGTPVQAVADGRVSFAGRRGGYGNLLIVKHSGGFETRFAHLDGFGRGIRSGVKVTRGQIVARSGNTGRSTGPHLHYEMLQNGQHIDPLSVDTAKGEALKGAALASFQQETVGPWRQRLMDTLKQAVPQALARTAVSPDETPDTIESAN, from the coding sequence ATGCGAGGTCGTTGGCCGAAGCAGGATCTGTTGCTCTACCCACGTCGGCGCCGGCGCAAGCGGCCCTGGCCGGCGCTGGTGTTGGGGGCGCTGGCCGTGGGGGTGTTGCTCTACATGATGCTCGGGAAGGAGGACGAGCCCGACCCGGTGGCCCTGGCGCGCAGCGCGACGATGGCCGAGGCCTACATGCGGGTGGACAGCGCGTTGGCGCTGGCACAGGAGGGGCTCAACAACGGGCAGGCCGAAGCGATGGTGGAAGCCCGCGCCGAGAAGAGCGCGCTCACCGCCAGCTTTGAAGAGGGGCGAGCCGCGACGCTGGCCGGGGAGATCAAGCCCAACGAGTCGGTGTTTTTGAGCCTGCAGCGGCGCAATCTTTCGGCCGGAGCGATCCATAAGGTGGTGAGCGCCACCGAGAAGGAGTTTGATTTTCGGCGCAGCCGCCCCGGGGATCAGTGGCGGGTGCAGACCGATGATGCTGGCGAGATCGTCGAATTTCGCTATCAGACTTCTCCCGAAGACATCTGGGTGACCCGGCGCCAGGATGACGGCAGCTACGTGAGCGCGCAGGAAGAGGTGCCCATCGAGGTGCGCCACGAGGCGGTGGCCGGGACCATCAACTCCAGCTTCTGGCTGGCGCTGGAGGCCACCGGGGAGAGCGGCGCGCTGGCCCACCGCTTTATGGAGGTCTTTCAGTACACGATCGACTTCAACACCGAGACGCGTCAGGGAGACCACTTCGCGTTGATCGTGGAGAAGGTGTACCTCAACGGGGAGTACCTGCGTTACGGACGGCTGATCGCGGCGAAGTACATGGGGGAGCGCGGCAATTACTGGGCGTTCTACGATGAGGAGCGTGGCGAGGAGCCCGGGTACTTTGATGAAGAGGGGGAGAGCCTGCAGCGGCAGTTCTTGCGTAGTCCGCTGCCCTTTACGCGGGTGACCAGTCGTTATGGTCGGCGGGTGCACCCGGTGCTGGGGGGCACGCGCATGCACCGCGGGGTGGATTACGGCGCGCCGATCGGCACGCCGGTGCAGGCGGTGGCCGACGGGCGGGTTAGCTTTGCCGGGCGGCGCGGCGGCTACGGCAACCTGTTGATCGTCAAGCATAGCGGGGGCTTTGAGACCCGATTTGCGCACCTGGACGGGTTCGGCCGGGGCATTCGCTCCGGGGTCAAGGTGACCCGCGGTCAGATCGTGGCGCGCAGCGGCAATACCGGTCGCTCCACCGGCCCGCACCTCCATTATGAGATGTTGCAGAATGGCCAGCATATCGATCCCCTCTCGGTGGACACCGCCAAAGGGGAGGCGCTGAAGGGAGCGGCGCTGGCCAGTTTTCAGCAGGAGACGGTGGGGCCCTGGCGCCAGCGTTTGATGGACACGCTTAAGCAGGCCGTGCCCCAGGCGCTGGCCCGTACGGCCGTGTCTCCTGATGAGACTCCCGACACGATTGAGAGCGCCAACTGA